The genomic DNA AGCTCGGGCAGGGCCCCGGACATCAGGTCCACGGCTGCCGGGCCGTCCGTGGCTACCACCACGGCATCGGCGCTGAGTTCCCGGGTGTCGCCGTCGCCGTCAGCGACGCGGATCTGCCAGCCGTCGTTATGCCGGCTCAGTTTTTCGGCCCGCGTTCCGGCGAGCAGCAGCACGCCCGAGGCTTCAAGATCGGCTGTCAGCGCCTCGGCCAGGCGGCCCATGCCGCCCTCCAGTCCGGCCACTGCCGAACCGGCCGGGGCGGCGGCGCGGATGGCCCCCACCGCAGCAGCCAGCGAGCCGTGTTTGGCAATGGCCGCACGGAGCCCGGGGGCAACGGAATCCACATCCAGTACATTCGGGTCCGCTGAATAGACGCCGCCAACCACCGGGGTGACCAGCCGGCGAAGCACCGCTTCACCCATCCGGCTGCGGACCACCTCCCCCAGACTGACGGATTCCCGGCGCTGCAGGGCACCCACCGGAAGAACCTTGTCCAGGGCTGCACGGGCAGCCCCCACCCGGCCCAGGGCACGGACTATGTCCGGATCGCGCGGATCCGCCGGGATGCCCAGGATCCCGCTGGCAGGCATCCGCTGTGCGCCGGCGGGCAGGTCAGCGGCGGCCAGCTGCAGCCAGGAACCGGCAGGGTTCGGCTGTACGACGGCACCGGAGAGGCCCAGCTCGCTGATCAGCTCGGGCACGGCAGTGGATTTGGTGGCGAAGGATTCAGCTCCGCTGTCCAACCGGATACCAGCCACCTCATGCCGCCCCACACATCCGCCGAAGGAGCCGGTGGCCTCCAGGACGGTGACGCGGATGCCGGCCCGGGCGAGGTCACGCGCGGCGATCAGGCCGGAGATGCCCCCGCCCACAACAACGGCGGAAGGGGTGTTTTCAGGCGGGACGGCGCCGGACTCAGTGCTTCTGCCGGGCCGGGCTGCCCGTCCGGTTTTGGCGGCAAAACGGTGCGGCATAGTTACGGCTCCACCGAATGAATCAGTTCAACCACCCGGGTCAGCACTGTGGCGTCGGTTTCCGGGGGAACACCGTGGCCAAGGTTGACTACGTGGCCGGGAGCCGATGCGCCGGCGGCGAGAACCTCACGGACGTGGGCTTCCAGGATGGGCCACGGGGCGCTGAGCAGAGCGGGGTCGATATTTCCCTGCAGCGGGGTCCG from Arthrobacter zhangbolii includes the following:
- the hemG gene encoding protoporphyrinogen oxidase, yielding MPHRFAAKTGRAARPGRSTESGAVPPENTPSAVVVGGGISGLIAARDLARAGIRVTVLEATGSFGGCVGRHEVAGIRLDSGAESFATKSTAVPELISELGLSGAVVQPNPAGSWLQLAAADLPAGAQRMPASGILGIPADPRDPDIVRALGRVGAARAALDKVLPVGALQRRESVSLGEVVRSRMGEAVLRRLVTPVVGGVYSADPNVLDVDSVAPGLRAAIAKHGSLAAAVGAIRAAAPAGSAVAGLEGGMGRLAEALTADLEASGVLLLAGTRAEKLSRHNDGWQIRVADGDGDTRELSADAVVVATDGPAAVDLMSGALPELSAYKPSPGPGVALVTLVVDRPELDAMPRGTGVLVDREVEGVDAKALTHATAKWQWLADSTGPGTHVLRLSYGRALSPDDAASEPAHAERADEDLLRQAVADASALLQVSLSAEDVVGADVVRWVGALPSAAVGHSDRVAAVRAAVAEVSGLEAVGAWLAGTGLAAVTADTRTRTAALARALQQV